GTTTAACAAGGAACAAAATAATATTTCAAAAGAGGAGGCAGAGACTATAATCGGACCATCAATTAAAGTAATGGGAAATTTTCATGGACAGGGGAACATCATTATTGAAGGAATAGTTGAGGGGAGTGTCAAAACAAACAACTTTCTACTAGTTCGTGAAAAGGCAAAAATAACAGCCTCAGTTGAAGCCTTGGACGCCAAGATCGGTGGCGAGATAACGGGGGATATCAAAATTAAAGGTTATTTGGAAATCACCAAGTCAGCAAAAATTTTTGGAAATATTGAAGCGGCTCAAATTTCAATAGAAAAAAACGCTATTTTTAATGGAAAATGTACCATGATTAAACACGGAGCCGAAGAACAAAAATAATCTCTATTTTTTATCTACTTAAGCGTTA
This window of the Patescibacteria group bacterium genome carries:
- a CDS encoding polymer-forming cytoskeletal protein: MFNKEQNNISKEEAETIIGPSIKVMGNFHGQGNIIIEGIVEGSVKTNNFLLVREKAKITASVEALDAKIGGEITGDIKIKGYLEITKSAKIFGNIEAAQISIEKNAIFNGKCTMIKHGAEEQK